A stretch of the Pseudobdellovibrionaceae bacterium genome encodes the following:
- a CDS encoding GHKL domain-containing protein → MARQHYFQKRFVEELARRSEPGTMGFIFTVILLMGASYFVVPWWPGGLFVGLAIIVTNLIRFRYCRAFLNQKLSQVAFLRLAITLIILNGALWNFFFITAYLHDRMLGIASIISLLATSGFSAGATTSLFASRIAQLSFQCMLLLPLLATLTYFGITTGSADYWIIAGMCFAFFFFNFKATQSYRAHVIDLFIREYELIETRQRLAEEQEKMIHSSRLASLGEMAGGLAHEINNPLAILMLGLDAIESPPGNTDIEAFRKGKQTTMRRAVERISKIVRGLRQFSQQGDSLPFETVSLRLIVDETLEFFLGRLRNQQIEHRVQGDLDLKIHARPVQISQVLLNLLANSLDAVTKIDKKSILIDVRKEGSEVWIEVRDSGPGLDPEIKERLFQPFATSKLPGQGMGLGLSISRGIMREHGGDLVYLNNHPETTFRMVLPAN, encoded by the coding sequence ATGGCCCGTCAGCATTATTTTCAGAAAAGATTCGTCGAAGAACTCGCCCGACGTAGTGAACCCGGGACCATGGGGTTCATCTTCACGGTCATTTTGTTGATGGGGGCCAGCTACTTCGTCGTCCCGTGGTGGCCCGGCGGACTTTTCGTCGGCCTTGCGATCATCGTCACGAACCTGATCCGTTTTCGCTACTGCCGCGCTTTCCTTAACCAGAAACTAAGTCAGGTCGCGTTCCTACGGCTGGCGATCACGCTGATCATTTTGAACGGCGCGCTTTGGAATTTCTTTTTCATCACCGCCTACCTTCATGATCGCATGTTGGGGATCGCGAGTATCATCAGCCTACTGGCGACCTCGGGGTTCAGCGCGGGCGCGACGACGAGTCTTTTCGCCAGTCGCATCGCGCAGCTGAGCTTTCAGTGCATGCTGTTGCTGCCGCTGCTGGCGACGTTGACCTACTTCGGGATTACGACCGGAAGTGCCGACTATTGGATTATCGCGGGGATGTGCTTCGCGTTTTTCTTCTTCAACTTCAAGGCGACGCAAAGCTACCGTGCGCACGTCATCGATCTTTTCATCCGCGAGTATGAGTTGATCGAAACCCGCCAACGCTTGGCCGAAGAGCAAGAGAAGATGATCCATTCCTCGCGATTGGCCTCGTTAGGTGAGATGGCCGGCGGGCTTGCGCACGAGATCAACAATCCCTTGGCGATTTTGATGCTGGGGTTGGATGCCATCGAGTCCCCGCCCGGGAACACCGACATCGAAGCGTTTCGTAAGGGTAAGCAGACAACGATGCGTCGGGCCGTTGAACGGATCAGCAAGATCGTCCGCGGGTTGCGGCAGTTTTCGCAGCAAGGCGATTCACTGCCCTTCGAGACCGTGAGCCTACGGCTGATCGTCGACGAAACGCTCGAATTCTTTCTGGGGCGTCTGCGCAACCAACAGATCGAGCATCGGGTTCAGGGCGATTTGGATTTGAAGATTCACGCGCGACCGGTGCAGATCAGTCAGGTTCTGTTGAACCTGTTGGCCAACTCGCTCGACGCGGTCACCAAGATCGATAAAAAAAGCATCCTGATCGACGTGCGCAAAGAAGGTTCGGAAGTTTGGATCGAAGTTCGCGATAGTGGGCCGGGGCTTGATCCTGAAATCAAAGAACGTTTGTTCCAGCCTTTCGCGACGTCCAAACTTCCCGGACAGGGAATGGGATTGGGACTCAGTATCTCGCGTGGAATCATGCGTGAGCATGGCGGCGATCTGGTCTATTTGAACAACCATCCGGAAACGACGTTCCGGATGGTTTTACCGGCGAATTAA